The DNA sequence GCGCATATCTGGCTCGAAGTTATCGCGTCCCGTGCGGATCGCCATGCAGATTTTATCCCTGGTTAGCACGATGTTTATAGGGCGGTGAAATCTCATTTTTAGCAGCTTTAAATTTTCCATCAAGCTTGGCGTGAGCGCGTATCTAGCCTCGATCTGATCGGTTGCGTAGACTCTAAAATACCGCTCAAACTCCGCGTCGTCCATCCTAGCGCGCTTGCCGCCGTAGTCCTTAAACTCATCCGTCCCGCTACAAATTTGAGTGACGGCCTTTAAGCGTTTAGGAAAATCGGCCACGAACAAAAGCCCCGCAAAAAGCACTCTATGCGTCTTGTTTCCGCGCAGATCCTCTTTGATGCTTATCGCCTCTACGTCGCTAAATTTGACCCGCACGCCCTCTATCTGCCCGAAAATCAGGTCGTTGCCCGAGTATTTATCGATGTCAAAATCATAAATAATATATAAATAATCATTTTCCACGAAGCCGCCCGGGTGGTAGGTTAGGCCGCAGCTTTCGACGATGCTGCGTATAACTTTTCGTTTAAATTTAAAGGTAAAGCTATCCGTGAAAATACTCTCGAAAAAATAGTACACCGCAGTCCCGCAGACGACAAACGCGACCGCGCCGAGTATCGCGTCGCGCAAGAAATAGTAAAACAGCCAGCCTACTCCCGCTGCGAGAACAAAACAAACGAGCTTTAGGCGAAAAAGCGAGCGTAAAACCCTTTGCCGCTCAAGCTCTAGCAAGACCAGATCGTCCATTTTTACTCCATTTTGATTTAACGCCGTTTTTGTAAATTTGGCTATTTTGCGAGCTTTTGTCTTTAAATTTACGTTTTAAACTGCTCAAATTTAAGCTCGCCGTTTACGAGCCGACAAAGTCCGCTTGTATTTTAGGAGCGCAGTTAAAGCGCCTAAATTTAGTTCAAATTTGGCGAATCGAGCGCAAATTTAGCGGTTAAAAAGCTCGTGCACGTTGTGCGGATCGTCTTGCCCCTTAGGCACCTCGAAAAATGCGGCTTTGCTAAACCTCGCCCAGCTAGCGACGATGTTTGAGGGAAACATCTCCACGGCGTTGTTGTAATCGGTCACGGCGGCGTTGTAGGCGCGGCGCGCGGCGGAGATCTGCTCCTCGATATCGTTTATCGTTTTTTGTAGGTGCATTACGTTTTCGTTTGCTTTTAGTTCAGGATAATTCTCCACGACGACATTTAACTTTGAGATCAGATTTGACAGCTCGCCGTTTAGCTCAAATCTCTGTTCGTCGCCCGCAGCCTTTTGGATGCCGCTTCTAAGCGCGGAGATGTTTTCTAGCAGTTCGCGCTCGTGCGTGAGATACTGCTTGACGGTGGCGACTAAATTCGGGATGAGGTCAAAACGCTTTTTTAGCTGCGTATCGACGCCTGATTTGATATTTAGGACTTGGTTTCGCTTGCCCACTAGCGAGTTATAAGTCGAAATAACGACGAGCGCGAGAACGGCGAGGACGCCTAGGACGATATACATTTTACTCCTTTGATTTAACTTTTGTTTTGATTATATCAAAAAACCGCTGAAACCGGAAATTTATACGCGTTTTGCCGCGCTAGATGCTAGGTCGCTCGGAGCTTGCGACCAAAACGCCAAATTTTACTTGCTTTTAAGCAGCTTTGCGAGCAAATCTCGGACATATGGCTAGTTGCCGTAAAATCAAAACGCGCGGCCGATTTTTGCGCTTAAATTTAAGCTTAAAAACGCAAAATACGCTTTTAGCTTTGCGTTACGGGCGGTTAAGCCCATTTTAAACAAAAATCAAAGCAGATATGCGCGGGCAAAAACGGCTCGGCGCGAGGTCTTGTCGGGCGGCGGGTAAAATCTGGCTTATAAATTTCGCCTGCACGGGCGACACGGCCTTTTTGGCGCGACAAATTCGTATCTTTTGAGGGTGATTTTACGCGAGCTAACGGCTAAATCATCGCTAAATTTGCGCCTTTTTAAGCCGCGAGAGTAAAATTAGCGTTTTAATTACGCCAAAAGAGCGCGAACCGCATTTTCTCGCGGTTTTAGAGTTTTAAGCCGCGAGAGAAAAAATAGCGTTTTAAACGACAAAACCGCCGAGCCGTAAAATCTACCCCGCACGTTTTGCGTTTAGGCGAGGAAATTGCCGCTCGCGCCCTACGCGAAATTTAGCTGTTTCGCCGATTCTGCCCGCCTCGAGTAGATAAATTAAAAGCCTAGAGAGCAAGAGCACGGATTTACGCTGCGCATAAACGGCAAATTTGCGACTTTGCGCCGTAAAGCAAAATATGAAACCAACCAAAAGGCGCAAATTTAAGGTGCGCATAAAAACTAGACCAAAGCGCTTTAGCCTTTTAAAGCTCGCAAATTTTGCCGCAGACCCGCTTTTACCGCGTCTTGCGCGGTAAATTTCGGGATAAATCCCGGCAAATCACCACTTCATACCCGCTTCCAACCAAAAGTTGCGGCCAAGGCCGTATTCGTAGTAGTTGCCCTCGTTTGAGGCGATAAATTTTTTGTTTAAAAGATTATTTATATCAAGATTTACAAACGCTCGAAAATCGCCGGCCAGCCGCCTTTCATAACCTATGCGCATATCCCAAGTCGCGTATGCGGGCAACTTTTGGCGCTCGTAGACGTACATCCCGCGCGTTCTATTCCAGCCGCCTAGTAGCGCGTCCGTTTTGCTCGTATAGTTTATGAAATTTGAAACGCTAAAGCCGCTAAATTTAGCCGAGTGGCGAAATTTGGCGGTAAAAGGCACATGGTAATCAACGACCGGTAGTTCGCTTTTTTTGATGATTTTTCCGTTATACGAAACGTCGTCGTTCATCTCATCGTCTTCATAGTCCGTAAAGCTCCTACTTTGCTTAGTAAAGCTTAGCGAGCCTTCAAAATCGTTTTTTACGCCCCAAATTTCGATCGGAGCGATGTTTGCCGCGCTTAAGGTTACGATGTCGCGCTTACTTTGTCCCTCGTTGGTAAATATAGAATACCCGTTTCCGTAGCCTGATAGCGGCTCTCTTACGTATTTCGTCGCTACTTCGTCGCGGCCTTGGCGTCTTACGTATTTGAGATTCAGCCTCGCGTTGCCGACGTCGCCGCGATAATACGCGCTAAATTCGTCGTCGTAAGGCGTCTTTAGCTCCCTGATAGGGCGGCGGTCATTAGCCAGTCCGCCGCACGTATACGCGCCGCCGTACGAGCTTCTCTCGCAAGTCTCATACATCCTGTACACGCCGTTATACATCTTATACGCGAAAAAATTTCGTCCGTAGTAGCGGTTTAGTCCGATTCCTACGAAGTTTTTATCCGCAAATTCGTATTCGGCTAGCAGCCTCGGGGCTAAATTTACGTCGTTGTTATCGCCGTTTCGCTCGATGCGAAGTCCGGGACGAAATTTAAACGCGCCAAACCTCATCTCGTCTTCGAGATAAAGGGCGAGATTGGTTTGCGTAGCCTTGGTTTTTACGGCATAGTAGTAGGTTTTTTTCGATAGATATTGACCGACCGCGCCCTGGGAGGCGAAGCTATCGTCTATGACGCAGGTTTTATCGCCGGCGATGCACGTTCCGCTCATCAAAGGCTTTGGCGTGCCGTAGGATACGCGGGTGCGCGGTATCTCGTAGCTGCCGCTTTGTCTAGCTATCTCAAAGCCAGATTTCACCAGATGCGATGCGCCCAGCGCTTCAAATTCCTTCACGCTTGCGTCGAATTTATACGCCAGCTTGTTTTGGCGTTGCTCAAAATCGTTTAGCCCCCCTATACCCGAGCCGAAATTCGGGCTAGGATTGGTTCCCCAGTTTTTGACGTTTGAGGGTTTGTAGCCGTAGTACTCGGTATCATGCTCATAGTCGCGGCTGTTTTGCGAGGCGGAGTAGCTAAGCGTCTGCTCTAAAAATACCCCCTCAAGATCGGCCTGCGCCTCGAGAGTCGCGACGTAACCGCCGTATTTTAGCGTGAGCTGGGAGTCTAGGTACCGCTTGGCGGAGGTGTAGTTATCTAGCCTAGAGTACAAAAAGCTCGGCTTTAGCGTAAATTTATCGCTCACGCCCCAAACGCCTTTTACGAAAAGATTATCATTAGTCTGCCTGTCGTTTGGAAACGAGTATAAATTTTGATTTATCTGTTTTTTGTTGTAGTGGTTTTCTATGACGGAGCGGTGCCTCGAGTAGTCTAGCAAAAGGCCGAAATTCTGCGTCAAATACCCCTCGGCGCCGACTCTATATCTGCGCTTTTTAAAGTCGCTCATATCGGCTAGATCGCCGTCGTCGTATCTTTGCTCGGCGGAGGCGTCTTTATAAATTTTGCTCCAATCCCCGCCCGTATAAGAATAGCTAAGCACGCCGTGAAAGCCGCTTTTAGGGTCTCTGGTTTTAGCGTTTACGGCGCCTCCTTGAAAGCCGCCGTATCTAGCCGAGACCGCGCTATCTAGCACCTCGACGCTATCTAGCAGATCCGCATCTACGCTCATAGCCTGCGAGCCTATCGTGCTGTCGCTCCAGATGTTGTTGTGGTTATTCCACGTGCGTTTTTTAGGGTCTAGGTCGTTATTTATGCTTGCGCCGTCTAGGGTAAAGTTGTTTTGATAGTAGCTCGCGCCGTTTATACTGATATCTTGCGGAGCTAGCTCGCCCGCGCGCACGCTTTTGGCGTTTTTCGCGCTAAAGGCGACGTTTGGATTGCCTTTTAAAAGATCGGTTATGCCGTGATTTTTAGACGTTATCAGATCCATATCCGCGCGCGTTAGTTTTCCGGGTTCTTTCGTAGCGTTGGCGTCGGCGCTGACCTCGACTTTATCTAGCACGACCTCCGAGGCGTTTAGCGTACTTAAATTTAACGCCTTTAAAGCGGTTAAATTTAAAAAGCCCCGATGGGCGTCGCGACTCGCGGCCAAATGCGAAAGCGGCAAATTTAACGCCGCGGCAGCTATCAAAAGACTAGCCGTTTTTTTCATAATTATCCTTAGTTAAATTTATTCGTCGGTTTTGGACGTTTGCGTCAAAACCGCGCATTTTAGGCGGCGATAAATTTTACTCGTCTTACGTTTTAGCTTTGAGGGTTGCTAAATTCGGCTAAATTTACGCCGCAAAATTTGTAAAAAGGCGACTACGATTTGCCCTCGCAGCGATTAAGCTTTGTTTTTAAACGCGCGTTAAACCGCAAATTTAAACAAAAGCCGCCTAAATTTATTCGCCGCTTAAAAAACTACGCAAAGCCGCTTTTGCTAAAAACCTAAAAACCGCGCTAAGAGCTAAATTTATCCCGCGCGGGCGTTATTTTTCAGACTTTAAAACCGCTTGATAGCCTTGTTTTTTGAGCGCATCAACGACGGCATTTTGGGGCAAATCGTCTTTAGCTATGATTTGAGCGGTTTTGGCTTCTAAATTTACCTCAAAATTTTTTACGCCTTTTAGCTCGCCAAGAGTCTGCACGATGACCTCGTAGCAGCTCACGCAGGACATATTAGGGATCTCGTAAACTAGCGTCTTATCCGCAAACGCCACGGCGCTAAGCGCAAAAACTAGAGCCAGCTTTTTCATTCTTTGATTCCGACTTTGTATTTTTTAGCTTGGATGGCGCGCACGACGTCCATCACGTTTGCGCCGCTATCTGCGGTGATATTTACGTCCTTGCTTTTTAGATCAAGACTCACTCTTTTTACGCCTTTGACGCTTTTTGCGGCATCTTCGATTTTCTTGGCGCAGCCGCCGCAGTTCATGTTAGGTACGTTTAGTTCGTAGGTTTGCTCTGCTAAAATGCTGCCGCAAATCGCCGCTAAAAGTAAAATTTTCTTCATCGTCGTTCCTTGAAAATAATATTTGATATGAAATTGTATCAGTATATTTCTTATATATTTATTATTTTGATTTATTTTAAATGTAATGTAACCTACGTTTCTATTATATTTAAGGCAAAATTCGGCGGTAAATTTAAAATCGCCGCAGGAGGCGACGTTTATTTTAGTTCTAAATTTTACCCCTCCCGCGCCGTTTGCTTTTTGATATTTTAGCGGTTTAAGATTTATTCGTTTATTTGCTAGCTGCTTAGTCTCGGGGCTCTTGCTACTTCACCCTACACCCCGTAGCTTCTGCAGCCTTGCAAACGAAATCATAGAGTTGCTGACTCAGTTCCGCTTCTTCTGGATGTTTGAATGAAAAATTATTAGGATGTGCTACTTCGTAAGGGGTTGTAGTGTGCGGAGCGTAGAATAATTTTGCGTATTCTATCAATTTCTCTTTTAAAGGACTATCGCTATTTTCTATAATGGAAAGCAAACAGTTGTGAAATTCATCGGTTACCTTGAATACACAATTGTTTTTTGAGGGTTTCACTTTATCCAAATAACAAAATGACCAAAAGCTACACATTATGATATCCGCCTTAGAGAAATCCACGCCGTCCATTCTATTATCCACTTTTTCAGGCGGGATAATCTCTCTCTTACGCAGGTCTCCTGTCTTTTCTGCTCCGTAAAAAGAGCAGTCGTATAACAACCCTTCAAAGGTACAATCTTTTAGATTGGAATACCAAAAAAGCGCCTTGTGGATTTCTCCACTAAAGAGACAGTCCTCTAACAGTTTGCAACTATTGAACTTTAAGCGAACATTCTTTTTGATTTGGGTAAAGCGGCAGTCTTTTAGCGTAGCCCCTATAAAATCTCCCCATTTGTATTTGCAACCGGCAAAACTGCACGATAAGAAAGTAGCGCCATTTCCGCAAATAGCATAGGCACTCAATTGAAACATGCTTTCGTCGAAAATAACGTGATCAATCACAGGGGTAAAATCGTCTGTTTCTTCAATGGCAAAATACTGCCACACCGAGCCTGAAAAATCGGCATAGGATAGGGAAGTATGGAGAGGTTTGGATATGTTTTCCCACATATATCCATTTCGCAAAGGAACTTGCGCTCTTTCGCCTATAAGCTTAACCCCTCGGAAGTCCTGCAAACCCTCTTCGGTAAGTCCAAAGGGCGATACACTAAGGTTTTTAGTCGCCGCAAGCACGTCTTGCAAAGCGGGATAAGCATCCCAACGCTTTTTGAGTTTGATCGAAATCGCCACTTTTACTCCTTTGTTAAATTCGTCTATTTGCGTAGATTTAAAGTAAAATTTGCTCGGCTAGCTCGGCTCTAAACGTCATTGTTTAGATCCCAGTCTATCGGCGCTTTGCCGTGCTGCGCTAGGTATAAATTCACCTTTGAAAAGTGCCTGCAACCAAAAAACGCGCCGCGCGCTAACGGGCTTGGATGAGCCGCCGTTAGCACGAGGTGGCGCGATGCGTCGATGAGCGAAGCTTTTGCCTTAGCGGGATTACCCCAGAGCATAAAAACGACGTTTTGGGCGCGTTCGCTAAGCTTTCTAATCGCAGCGTCCGTGAACTCCTGCCAGCCAAAATTTGAGTGCGAATTCGCCCGTCCCGCGCTAACGCTTAGCGTCGCGTTTAGCAGCAGCACGCCCTGCTTCGCCCAGTAGCTCAGATCGCCCGAATTTGGCTGCATAACGCCCAAATCATCGTAAATTTCTTTGTAGATATTTTGCAGGCTGGGCGGGATTTTGACGCCGCGCGGCACGGAGAAGCTTAGCCCCATCGCCTGCCCCGCGCCGTGATACGGGTCTTGGCCTAGGATTACGACTTTTACGACGTTAAAGGGCGTTAGATTAAAGGCGTTAAATATCAGCGCGTTTGGCGGATAGACCTCGC is a window from the uncultured Campylobacter sp. genome containing:
- a CDS encoding DUF3137 domain-containing protein, with the translated sequence MDDLVLLELERQRVLRSLFRLKLVCFVLAAGVGWLFYYFLRDAILGAVAFVVCGTAVYYFFESIFTDSFTFKFKRKVIRSIVESCGLTYHPGGFVENDYLYIIYDFDIDKYSGNDLIFGQIEGVRVKFSDVEAISIKEDLRGNKTHRVLFAGLLFVADFPKRLKAVTQICSGTDEFKDYGGKRARMDDAEFERYFRVYATDQIEARYALTPSLMENLKLLKMRFHRPINIVLTRDKICMAIRTGRDNFEPDMRRPLVGKGANRFYKDEIGGFLRIVEELRLNRKIWAD
- a CDS encoding LemA family protein, yielding MYIVLGVLAVLALVVISTYNSLVGKRNQVLNIKSGVDTQLKKRFDLIPNLVATVKQYLTHERELLENISALRSGIQKAAGDEQRFELNGELSNLISKLNVVVENYPELKANENVMHLQKTINDIEEQISAARRAYNAAVTDYNNAVEMFPSNIVASWARFSKAAFFEVPKGQDDPHNVHELFNR
- a CDS encoding TonB-dependent receptor plug domain-containing protein, producing MKKTASLLIAAAALNLPLSHLAASRDAHRGFLNLTALKALNLSTLNASEVVLDKVEVSADANATKEPGKLTRADMDLITSKNHGITDLLKGNPNVAFSAKNAKSVRAGELAPQDISINGASYYQNNFTLDGASINNDLDPKKRTWNNHNNIWSDSTIGSQAMSVDADLLDSVEVLDSAVSARYGGFQGGAVNAKTRDPKSGFHGVLSYSYTGGDWSKIYKDASAEQRYDDGDLADMSDFKKRRYRVGAEGYLTQNFGLLLDYSRHRSVIENHYNKKQINQNLYSFPNDRQTNDNLFVKGVWGVSDKFTLKPSFLYSRLDNYTSAKRYLDSQLTLKYGGYVATLEAQADLEGVFLEQTLSYSASQNSRDYEHDTEYYGYKPSNVKNWGTNPSPNFGSGIGGLNDFEQRQNKLAYKFDASVKEFEALGASHLVKSGFEIARQSGSYEIPRTRVSYGTPKPLMSGTCIAGDKTCVIDDSFASQGAVGQYLSKKTYYYAVKTKATQTNLALYLEDEMRFGAFKFRPGLRIERNGDNNDVNLAPRLLAEYEFADKNFVGIGLNRYYGRNFFAYKMYNGVYRMYETCERSSYGGAYTCGGLANDRRPIRELKTPYDDEFSAYYRGDVGNARLNLKYVRRQGRDEVATKYVREPLSGYGNGYSIFTNEGQSKRDIVTLSAANIAPIEIWGVKNDFEGSLSFTKQSRSFTDYEDDEMNDDVSYNGKIIKKSELPVVDYHVPFTAKFRHSAKFSGFSVSNFINYTSKTDALLGGWNRTRGMYVYERQKLPAYATWDMRIGYERRLAGDFRAFVNLDINNLLNKKFIASNEGNYYEYGLGRNFWLEAGMKW
- a CDS encoding heavy metal-associated domain-containing protein, with translation MKKLALVFALSAVAFADKTLVYEIPNMSCVSCYEVIVQTLGELKGVKNFEVNLEAKTAQIIAKDDLPQNAVVDALKKQGYQAVLKSEK
- a CDS encoding heavy metal-associated domain-containing protein, with protein sequence MKKILLLAAICGSILAEQTYELNVPNMNCGGCAKKIEDAAKSVKGVKRVSLDLKSKDVNITADSGANVMDVVRAIQAKKYKVGIKE
- a CDS encoding pentapeptide repeat-containing protein, which gives rise to MAISIKLKKRWDAYPALQDVLAATKNLSVSPFGLTEEGLQDFRGVKLIGERAQVPLRNGYMWENISKPLHTSLSYADFSGSVWQYFAIEETDDFTPVIDHVIFDESMFQLSAYAICGNGATFLSCSFAGCKYKWGDFIGATLKDCRFTQIKKNVRLKFNSCKLLEDCLFSGEIHKALFWYSNLKDCTFEGLLYDCSFYGAEKTGDLRKREIIPPEKVDNRMDGVDFSKADIIMCSFWSFCYLDKVKPSKNNCVFKVTDEFHNCLLSIIENSDSPLKEKLIEYAKLFYAPHTTTPYEVAHPNNFSFKHPEEAELSQQLYDFVCKAAEATGCRVK
- the ung gene encoding uracil-DNA glycosylase, translated to MQIDKIQIEAGWKEALKDEFLSENFARVKENFLRAKAAGEVYPPNALIFNAFNLTPFNVVKVVILGQDPYHGAGQAMGLSFSVPRGVKIPPSLQNIYKEIYDDLGVMQPNSGDLSYWAKQGVLLLNATLSVSAGRANSHSNFGWQEFTDAAIRKLSERAQNVVFMLWGNPAKAKASLIDASRHLVLTAAHPSPLARGAFFGCRHFSKVNLYLAQHGKAPIDWDLNNDV